A DNA window from Syngnathus typhle isolate RoL2023-S1 ecotype Sweden linkage group LG2, RoL_Styp_1.0, whole genome shotgun sequence contains the following coding sequences:
- the ralgapb gene encoding ral GTPase-activating protein subunit beta isoform X11: MYSEWRSLQLVVQSDQGHLSVLHSYPTNVGTEVANAVVKPLCTAVSPVATENILKTDKEVKWTMEVLCYGLTLPLEGDTVKLCVDVYTDWMMALVSPRDSMPQPVVKEPNMYVQTILKHLHNVFVPRPDQHSLNHIRLCQQVLTAVQKLARESLCMVRETWEVLLLFLLRINDTLLAPPTVGVGVAEKLAEKLMGVLFEVWLLACARCFPTPPYWKTAKEMLANWRHHPPVVEQWSRVACALTSRLLRFTHGPSFPAFKVPDEDANLIPLEMDNDCVAQAWYRFLHMLSNPVDLSNPAIVSTTPKFQEQFLNSSSIPHEVVLHPCLKQLPQIFFRAMRGVSCLVDAFLGISRPRADSAPPTPVNRMSMSPPPSIANTTPPHSRKQRHTVVTKTTSKSSTGSASQPTKASQQQQTSSSPTLLSSPNQSSWESRPLPAPARPKVNSILNLFGQWLFDAALVHCKLHSGLSRDPSMTAIATQVGLELRRKGSQMSSDSMVSNPMFDANEFPESYEAGRAEACGTLCRIFCSKKTSEEILPVYLSRFYMVLIQGLQISDFICRPVLASIILNSSSLFCTDLKGINVVVPYFIAALETIVPDRELSKFKMYVNPTDLRRASINILLAMLPLPHHFGNIKSEVLLEGKFNEEDGSPHDQPVSFLSLRLRLVNVLIGALQTETDPANTQLILGAMLNIVQDSALLESIGTQTETGSIDGSHVTVRNQSHSRNNSGISFSSGGSTEATSPDYERPAQALLRDYALPDTAAGLLVRSIHLVTQRLNSQWRQDMSISLAALELLAGLAKVKVGVDSADRKRAVSSICGYIVYQCSRPAPLQSRDLHSMIVAAFQFLCVWLTEHPGMLDEKDCLVEVLEIVELGISGSKSRQEQEVRHKGEKEHNPASMRVKDAAEATLSCIMQVLGAFPSPSGPASTCSLLNEDTLIRYARLSATGASNFRYFVLDNSVILAMLEQPLGNEQNPSPSVTILIRGTAGRHAWTMQLFHQPRGARASQRVFVPEGRPTPNNDVGIKYNVKQRPFPEEVDKIPLVKADVSIPDLDDIVSKELEVQHDKLRILMTKQIDYENTLERHGDDIWKSKPFPDPQIDCKPPPPSQEFQTARLFLSHFGFLSLEALKEPNNSRLPPHLIGLESSLPGFFDDINYLDLLPCRPFDTVFVFYMRAGQKSSHEILRNVESSASVQPHFLEFLLSLGWPVDVGSHPGWTGHLDTSWSLNSCSDNDVQQTEEAATPEDTGGAVFNGEKKVLYYADALTEIAFVVPSLMEHSEESSVHSDCTLEADTNMDLMPSILKQPNLTLELFPNHSDNLESVKKLSPLVKTKRSSSGKSFPPLGPETKVFVVWVERFDDIENFPLSDLLGETSTGLEASMSNSTSCRSGLLEKDVPLIFIHPLKTGLFRIRLHGAVGKFSMVIPLVDGMVVSRRALGFLVRQTIINVCRRKRLESDSYNPPHVRRKQRITEIVQRYRNKQLEPEFYTSLFHEVGEGKPHL, encoded by the exons ATGTACTCAGAGTGGCGCTCGCTGCAGCTGGTGGTGCAAAGCGACCAGGGCCACCTCAGTGTCCTGCATTCCTACCCCACCAACGTGGGCACCGAGGTGGCCAACGCTGTGGTCAAGCCGCTCTGCACGGCTGTCAGCCCTGTCGCCACCGAGAACATCCTCAAGACGGACAAGGAG GTGAAATGGACCATGGAGGTGCTGTGTTACGGCCTCACCCTTCCCCTCGAGGGTGACACTGTCAAGCTGTGTGTTGATGTGTACACGGACTGGATGATGGCCCTCGTGTCACCCAGGGACTCCATGCCTCAGCCTGTGGTCAAAGAGCCCAATATGTATGTGCAGACCATCCTGAAACATCTCCACAATGTCTTTGTGCCAAG GCCTGACCAGCACAGCTTGAATCATATCAGGCTATGCCAGCAAGTCCTGACTGCTGTCCAAAAACTAGCACGAGAATCTCTTTGTATGGTGAGGGAGACCTGGGAGGTGCTGCTACTCTTCTTGCTTCGTATTAATGACACCTTGCTTGCTCCGCCCACCGTTGGAG TGGGCGTGGCAGAGAAACTAGCCGAAAAGTTAATGGGCGTGCTGTTTGAGGTGTGGCTTCTGGCGTGCGCCCGCTGCTTTCCCACGCCGCCATACTGGAAAACGGCGAAGGAGATGCTGGCCAACTGGAGACATCATCCACCAGTTGTAGAGCAGTGGAGCCGCGTAGCCTGTGCCCTCACCTCCAG ACTTCTGCGCTTCACCCATGGGCCCTCCTTCCCAGCTTTTAAAGTTCCTGATGAGGATGCCAACCTGATCCCTTTAGAGATGGACAATGACTGTGTGGCACAGGCGTGGTATCGTTTTCTCCACATGCTCAG CAATCCAGTGGACCTGAGCAATCCGGCGATAGTGAGCACCACTCCCAAGTTCCAAGAACAATTTCTCAACTCCAGCAGCATCCCACACGAGGTGGTTCTTCATCCCTGTCTCAAGCAACTGCCCCAGATTTTCTTCAGGGCCATGAGGGGGGTCAGCTGCCTTGTCGATGCCTTCCTTG GCATATCCCGTCCTCGAGCTGACAGTGCCCCGCCCACCCCAGTCAACAGAATGAGCATGTCTCCACCTCCCTCCATTGCCAACACCACGCCCCCTCACAGCCGCAAACAGCGGCACACGGTTGTCACCAAAACCACAAGCAAGAGTTCTACT GGTAGTGCGAGTCAACCAACAAAAGCATCGCAGCAGCAACAGACCTCTTCGTCACCGACCCTGCTGTCCAGCCCAAACCAGAGTAGTTGGGAGTCGCGGCCGCTCCCTGCTCCGGCGCGGCCAAAAGTCAACAGCATCCTCAACTTGTTTGGCCAATGGTTGTTCGACGCCGCCTTGGTGCACTGTAAACTCCACAGCGGCCTCAGCCGAGACCCCAGCATGACTG CAATAGCTACACAAGTAGGACTGGAGCTGAGAAGGAAAGGTTCCCAAATGTCCAGCGACTCAATGGTGTCCAATCCCATGTTTGATGCAAACGAGTTTCCGGAGAGCTATGAGGCAGGCCGGGCTGAGGCCTGCGGGACTCTCTGCCGCATCTTCTGTAGCAAGAAAACCAGTGAAGAAATTCTGCCTGTTTACCTCTCCAG GTTCTACATGGTGCTGATTCAAGGTCTCCAGATCTCTGATTTCATCTGTAGACCTGTCCTGGCCTCCATCATTCTTAATTCTTCCTCTCTCTTCTGCACTGACCTGAAGGGCATCAATGTGGTTGTGCCATACTTCATAGCGGCTTTGGAGACTATTGTACCAGACAG GGAGCTGTCCAAATTCAAGATGTATGTAAATCCCACCGATCTGAGGAGAGCCTCCATTAATATTCTGCTGGCAATGCTGCCACTGCCTCATCACTTTGGCAACATCAAATCGGAG GTTCTTTTGGAGGGCAAGTTTAACGAGGAAGACGGATCGCCGCACGACCAGCCTGTGTCTTTTTTGTCCCTGAGGCTGCGTCTCGTCAATGTTTTGATCGGAGCCCTGCAGACAGAGACCGACCCTGCCAACACACAGCTCATCTTGG GTGCAATGCTAAATATTGTTCAAGACTCTGCACTGTTGGAGTCCATAGGCACACAGACTGAAACA GGAAGCATAGATGGCAGTCACGTGACGGTGAGAAACCAGAGTCATAGCAGAAATAACAGTGGCATTAGCTTCAGCAGTGGGGGCAGCACGGAGGCAACCAGCCCAGATTATGAACGTCCTGCCCAGGCACTCCTTCGAGACTATG CTCTTCCAGATACAGCGGCAGGCCTGTTGGTGCGTAGCATCCACCTGGTCACTCAGAGGCTCAATTCCCAATGGAGGCAAGACAtgagcatttcactagctgccCTGGAACTCCTGGCTGGCCTTGCCAAG GTCAAGGTGGGGGTTGACTCCGCGGATCGTAAACGGGCCGTCAGCTCTATATGCGGGTACATTGTGTACCAGTGTAGCCGTCCAGCTCCTCTTCAGTCCAGGGACCTTCACTCCATGATTGTAGCTGCCTTccagtttctttgtgtgtggctCACTGAGCACCCTGGCATGCTGGATGAAAAG GATTGTCTGGTTGAAGTATTGGAGATAGTGGAGCTGGGAATTTCTGGCAGCAAGTCCCGTCAGGAACAGGAAGTGCGACACAAAGGGGAGAAGGAACACAACCCCGCTTCAATGAGGGTGAAAGATGCAGCTGAGGCCACGCTATCATG TATCATGCAGGTCCTGGGAGCTTTCCCCTCTCCGAGTGGGCCTGCGTCCACTTGCAGTCTGCTCAACGAAGACACCCTAATTCGCTACGCACGACTCAGCGCCACCGGGGCCAGTAACTTCCGCTACTTTGTCTTGGACAACTCGGTTATTCTTGCCATGTTGGAGCAACCTCTCGGCAATGAGCAGA ACCCCAGCCCGTCTGTTACAATTCTGATCCGAGGGACGGCAGGCAGGCATGCATGGACCATGCAGCTCTTCCACCAGCCCAGAGGTGCTCGGGCCAGTCAAAGG GTATTTGTTCCCGAGGGCCGTCCAACACCAAACAACGATGTCGGGATCAAGTACAACGTCAAGCAGAGGCCGTTCCCTGAGGAGGTGGACAAGATCCCCCTTGTTAAAGCCGACGTTAGCATTCCTGACCTGGATGACATTGTTAGCAAAGAG CTGGAAGTTCAACATGACAAGCTTCGCATTCTGATGACCAAGCAAATAGATTATGAGAATACATTGGAGCGGCACGGTGACGACATCTGGAAGTCCAAGCCTTTCCCTGACCCACAGATAGACTGCAAACCTCCTCCGCCTTCGCAGGAGTTCCAGACAGCTCGCCTCTTCCTCTCCCACTTTGGTTTTCTTTCTCTGGAGGCGCTCAAG GAGCCCAACAACAGTCGTCTACCTCCTCATCTGATCGGCTTGGAGTCATCCTTGCCGGGATTCTTTGATGACATCAACTACCTAGACCTGCTCCCCTGCCGCCCGTTTGACACAGTCTTTGTTTTCTACATGAGGGCTGGACAGAAGAGCAGCCACGAG ATCCTGAGGAATGTGGAATCATCCGCTAGCGTTCAGCCCCACTTTTTGGAGTTCCTTCTGTCCTTAGGCTGGCCTGTGGACGTAGGAAGTCACCCAGGGTGGACAGGACACCTCGATACGAGCTGGTCCCTCAACTCGTGCTCCGACAATGACGTACAACAGACTG AAGAAGCAGCTACTCCCGAGGACACGGGAGGTGCAGTGTTCAACGGGGAAAAGAAAGTTTTGTACTATGCAGATGCTCTGACTGAAATTGCCTTTGTTGTCCCGTCGCTAATGGAACATTCTG AGGAGTCATCAGTCCACAGTGACTGCACACTGGAGGCCGACACCAACATGGACCTTATGCCCAGTATACTCAAACAGCCGAATCTCACACTGGAGTTGTTCCCTAATCACTCGGACAACCTGGAGTCTGTCAAAAAG CTGAGTCCTTTGGTGAAGACCAAGAGGTCTTCAAGCGGAAAATCGTTCCCACCACTGGGCCCAGAGACAAAGGTGTTTGTCGTCTGGGTGGAACGATTCGATGATATCG aAAATTTCCCATTGTCTGATCTTCTTGGTGAAACCAGCACAGGTTTAGAAGCAAGCATGAGCAACAGCACCTCCTGCAG ATCAGGGTTACTCGAGAAGGACGTTCCACTGATCTTCATCCATCCTCTCAAGACGGGCCTCTTTCGGATCCGACTGCATGGCGCTGTGGGCAAATTTAGTATGGTGATCCCTCTGGTGGATGGCATGGTGGTCAGCCGCAGGGCGCTAG GCTTTCTGGTGCGCCAAACCATCATCAACGTGTGCCGACGAAAACGCCTAGAAAGTGACTCGTATAACCCGCCGCACGTGAGGCGGAAGCAAAGAATCACGGAGATTGTGCAGCGGTATCGCAACAAGCAACTGGAGCCTGAATTTTACACCTCCCTCTTCCATGAGGTGGGAGAAGGGAAGCCTCACCTCTAA
- the ralgapb gene encoding ral GTPase-activating protein subunit beta isoform X7, translating to MYSEWRSLQLVVQSDQGHLSVLHSYPTNVGTEVANAVVKPLCTAVSPVATENILKTDKEVKWTMEVLCYGLTLPLEGDTVKLCVDVYTDWMMALVSPRDSMPQPVVKEPNMYVQTILKHLHNVFVPRPDQHSLNHIRLCQQVLTAVQKLARESLCMVRETWEVLLLFLLRINDTLLAPPTVGVGVAEKLAEKLMGVLFEVWLLACARCFPTPPYWKTAKEMLANWRHHPPVVEQWSRVACALTSRLLRFTHGPSFPAFKVPDEDANLIPLEMDNDCVAQAWYRFLHMLSNPVDLSNPAIVSTTPKFQEQFLNSSSIPHEVVLHPCLKQLPQIFFRAMRGVSCLVDAFLGVSVEKRDVRERVFSFCPVLRSHGISRPRADSAPPTPVNRMSMSPPPSIANTTPPHSRKQRHTVVTKTTSKSSTGSASQPTKASQQQQTSSSPTLLSSPNQSSWESRPLPAPARPKVNSILNLFGQWLFDAALVHCKLHSGLSRDPSMTAIATQVGLELRRKGSQMSSDSMVSNPMFDANEFPESYEAGRAEACGTLCRIFCSKKTSEEILPVYLSRFYMVLIQGLQISDFICRPVLASIILNSSSLFCTDLKGINVVVPYFIAALETIVPDRELSKFKMYVNPTDLRRASINILLAMLPLPHHFGNIKSEVLLEGKFNEEDGSPHDQPVSFLSLRLRLVNVLIGALQTETDPANTQLILGAMLNIVQDSALLESIGTQTETGSIDGSHVTVRNQSHSRNNSGISFSSGGSTEATSPDYERPAQALLRDYDTAAGLLVRSIHLVTQRLNSQWRQDMSISLAALELLAGLAKVKVGVDSADRKRAVSSICGYIVYQCSRPAPLQSRDLHSMIVAAFQFLCVWLTEHPGMLDEKDCLVEVLEIVELGISGSKSRQEQEVRHKGEKEHNPASMRVKDAAEATLSCIMQVLGAFPSPSGPASTCSLLNEDTLIRYARLSATGASNFRYFVLDNSVILAMLEQPLGNEQNPSPSVTILIRGTAGRHAWTMQLFHQPRGARASQRVFVPEGRPTPNNDVGIKYNVKQRPFPEEVDKIPLVKADVSIPDLDDIVSKELEVQHDKLRILMTKQIDYENTLERHGDDIWKSKPFPDPQIDCKPPPPSQEFQTARLFLSHFGFLSLEALKEPNNSRLPPHLIGLESSLPGFFDDINYLDLLPCRPFDTVFVFYMRAGQKSSHEILRNVESSASVQPHFLEFLLSLGWPVDVGSHPGWTGHLDTSWSLNSCSDNDVQQTEEAATPEDTGGAVFNGEKKVLYYADALTEIAFVVPSLMEHSEESSVHSDCTLEADTNMDLMPSILKQPNLTLELFPNHSDNLESVKKLSPLVKTKRSSSGKSFPPLGPETKVFVVWVERFDDIENFPLSDLLGETSTGLEASMSNSTSCRSGLLEKDVPLIFIHPLKTGLFRIRLHGAVGKFSMVIPLVDGMVVSRRALGFLVRQTIINVCRRKRLESDSYNPPHVRRKQRITEIVQRYRNKQLEPEFYTSLFHEVGEGKPHL from the exons ATGTACTCAGAGTGGCGCTCGCTGCAGCTGGTGGTGCAAAGCGACCAGGGCCACCTCAGTGTCCTGCATTCCTACCCCACCAACGTGGGCACCGAGGTGGCCAACGCTGTGGTCAAGCCGCTCTGCACGGCTGTCAGCCCTGTCGCCACCGAGAACATCCTCAAGACGGACAAGGAG GTGAAATGGACCATGGAGGTGCTGTGTTACGGCCTCACCCTTCCCCTCGAGGGTGACACTGTCAAGCTGTGTGTTGATGTGTACACGGACTGGATGATGGCCCTCGTGTCACCCAGGGACTCCATGCCTCAGCCTGTGGTCAAAGAGCCCAATATGTATGTGCAGACCATCCTGAAACATCTCCACAATGTCTTTGTGCCAAG GCCTGACCAGCACAGCTTGAATCATATCAGGCTATGCCAGCAAGTCCTGACTGCTGTCCAAAAACTAGCACGAGAATCTCTTTGTATGGTGAGGGAGACCTGGGAGGTGCTGCTACTCTTCTTGCTTCGTATTAATGACACCTTGCTTGCTCCGCCCACCGTTGGAG TGGGCGTGGCAGAGAAACTAGCCGAAAAGTTAATGGGCGTGCTGTTTGAGGTGTGGCTTCTGGCGTGCGCCCGCTGCTTTCCCACGCCGCCATACTGGAAAACGGCGAAGGAGATGCTGGCCAACTGGAGACATCATCCACCAGTTGTAGAGCAGTGGAGCCGCGTAGCCTGTGCCCTCACCTCCAG ACTTCTGCGCTTCACCCATGGGCCCTCCTTCCCAGCTTTTAAAGTTCCTGATGAGGATGCCAACCTGATCCCTTTAGAGATGGACAATGACTGTGTGGCACAGGCGTGGTATCGTTTTCTCCACATGCTCAG CAATCCAGTGGACCTGAGCAATCCGGCGATAGTGAGCACCACTCCCAAGTTCCAAGAACAATTTCTCAACTCCAGCAGCATCCCACACGAGGTGGTTCTTCATCCCTGTCTCAAGCAACTGCCCCAGATTTTCTTCAGGGCCATGAGGGGGGTCAGCTGCCTTGTCGATGCCTTCCTTG GTGTCTCAGTTGAAAAGAGAGATGTGCGGGAGAGGGTGTTCTCTTTTTGTCCGGTGCTGCGTTCCCATG GCATATCCCGTCCTCGAGCTGACAGTGCCCCGCCCACCCCAGTCAACAGAATGAGCATGTCTCCACCTCCCTCCATTGCCAACACCACGCCCCCTCACAGCCGCAAACAGCGGCACACGGTTGTCACCAAAACCACAAGCAAGAGTTCTACT GGTAGTGCGAGTCAACCAACAAAAGCATCGCAGCAGCAACAGACCTCTTCGTCACCGACCCTGCTGTCCAGCCCAAACCAGAGTAGTTGGGAGTCGCGGCCGCTCCCTGCTCCGGCGCGGCCAAAAGTCAACAGCATCCTCAACTTGTTTGGCCAATGGTTGTTCGACGCCGCCTTGGTGCACTGTAAACTCCACAGCGGCCTCAGCCGAGACCCCAGCATGACTG CAATAGCTACACAAGTAGGACTGGAGCTGAGAAGGAAAGGTTCCCAAATGTCCAGCGACTCAATGGTGTCCAATCCCATGTTTGATGCAAACGAGTTTCCGGAGAGCTATGAGGCAGGCCGGGCTGAGGCCTGCGGGACTCTCTGCCGCATCTTCTGTAGCAAGAAAACCAGTGAAGAAATTCTGCCTGTTTACCTCTCCAG GTTCTACATGGTGCTGATTCAAGGTCTCCAGATCTCTGATTTCATCTGTAGACCTGTCCTGGCCTCCATCATTCTTAATTCTTCCTCTCTCTTCTGCACTGACCTGAAGGGCATCAATGTGGTTGTGCCATACTTCATAGCGGCTTTGGAGACTATTGTACCAGACAG GGAGCTGTCCAAATTCAAGATGTATGTAAATCCCACCGATCTGAGGAGAGCCTCCATTAATATTCTGCTGGCAATGCTGCCACTGCCTCATCACTTTGGCAACATCAAATCGGAG GTTCTTTTGGAGGGCAAGTTTAACGAGGAAGACGGATCGCCGCACGACCAGCCTGTGTCTTTTTTGTCCCTGAGGCTGCGTCTCGTCAATGTTTTGATCGGAGCCCTGCAGACAGAGACCGACCCTGCCAACACACAGCTCATCTTGG GTGCAATGCTAAATATTGTTCAAGACTCTGCACTGTTGGAGTCCATAGGCACACAGACTGAAACA GGAAGCATAGATGGCAGTCACGTGACGGTGAGAAACCAGAGTCATAGCAGAAATAACAGTGGCATTAGCTTCAGCAGTGGGGGCAGCACGGAGGCAACCAGCCCAGATTATGAACGTCCTGCCCAGGCACTCCTTCGAGACTATG ATACAGCGGCAGGCCTGTTGGTGCGTAGCATCCACCTGGTCACTCAGAGGCTCAATTCCCAATGGAGGCAAGACAtgagcatttcactagctgccCTGGAACTCCTGGCTGGCCTTGCCAAG GTCAAGGTGGGGGTTGACTCCGCGGATCGTAAACGGGCCGTCAGCTCTATATGCGGGTACATTGTGTACCAGTGTAGCCGTCCAGCTCCTCTTCAGTCCAGGGACCTTCACTCCATGATTGTAGCTGCCTTccagtttctttgtgtgtggctCACTGAGCACCCTGGCATGCTGGATGAAAAG GATTGTCTGGTTGAAGTATTGGAGATAGTGGAGCTGGGAATTTCTGGCAGCAAGTCCCGTCAGGAACAGGAAGTGCGACACAAAGGGGAGAAGGAACACAACCCCGCTTCAATGAGGGTGAAAGATGCAGCTGAGGCCACGCTATCATG TATCATGCAGGTCCTGGGAGCTTTCCCCTCTCCGAGTGGGCCTGCGTCCACTTGCAGTCTGCTCAACGAAGACACCCTAATTCGCTACGCACGACTCAGCGCCACCGGGGCCAGTAACTTCCGCTACTTTGTCTTGGACAACTCGGTTATTCTTGCCATGTTGGAGCAACCTCTCGGCAATGAGCAGA ACCCCAGCCCGTCTGTTACAATTCTGATCCGAGGGACGGCAGGCAGGCATGCATGGACCATGCAGCTCTTCCACCAGCCCAGAGGTGCTCGGGCCAGTCAAAGG GTATTTGTTCCCGAGGGCCGTCCAACACCAAACAACGATGTCGGGATCAAGTACAACGTCAAGCAGAGGCCGTTCCCTGAGGAGGTGGACAAGATCCCCCTTGTTAAAGCCGACGTTAGCATTCCTGACCTGGATGACATTGTTAGCAAAGAG CTGGAAGTTCAACATGACAAGCTTCGCATTCTGATGACCAAGCAAATAGATTATGAGAATACATTGGAGCGGCACGGTGACGACATCTGGAAGTCCAAGCCTTTCCCTGACCCACAGATAGACTGCAAACCTCCTCCGCCTTCGCAGGAGTTCCAGACAGCTCGCCTCTTCCTCTCCCACTTTGGTTTTCTTTCTCTGGAGGCGCTCAAG GAGCCCAACAACAGTCGTCTACCTCCTCATCTGATCGGCTTGGAGTCATCCTTGCCGGGATTCTTTGATGACATCAACTACCTAGACCTGCTCCCCTGCCGCCCGTTTGACACAGTCTTTGTTTTCTACATGAGGGCTGGACAGAAGAGCAGCCACGAG ATCCTGAGGAATGTGGAATCATCCGCTAGCGTTCAGCCCCACTTTTTGGAGTTCCTTCTGTCCTTAGGCTGGCCTGTGGACGTAGGAAGTCACCCAGGGTGGACAGGACACCTCGATACGAGCTGGTCCCTCAACTCGTGCTCCGACAATGACGTACAACAGACTG AAGAAGCAGCTACTCCCGAGGACACGGGAGGTGCAGTGTTCAACGGGGAAAAGAAAGTTTTGTACTATGCAGATGCTCTGACTGAAATTGCCTTTGTTGTCCCGTCGCTAATGGAACATTCTG AGGAGTCATCAGTCCACAGTGACTGCACACTGGAGGCCGACACCAACATGGACCTTATGCCCAGTATACTCAAACAGCCGAATCTCACACTGGAGTTGTTCCCTAATCACTCGGACAACCTGGAGTCTGTCAAAAAG CTGAGTCCTTTGGTGAAGACCAAGAGGTCTTCAAGCGGAAAATCGTTCCCACCACTGGGCCCAGAGACAAAGGTGTTTGTCGTCTGGGTGGAACGATTCGATGATATCG aAAATTTCCCATTGTCTGATCTTCTTGGTGAAACCAGCACAGGTTTAGAAGCAAGCATGAGCAACAGCACCTCCTGCAG ATCAGGGTTACTCGAGAAGGACGTTCCACTGATCTTCATCCATCCTCTCAAGACGGGCCTCTTTCGGATCCGACTGCATGGCGCTGTGGGCAAATTTAGTATGGTGATCCCTCTGGTGGATGGCATGGTGGTCAGCCGCAGGGCGCTAG GCTTTCTGGTGCGCCAAACCATCATCAACGTGTGCCGACGAAAACGCCTAGAAAGTGACTCGTATAACCCGCCGCACGTGAGGCGGAAGCAAAGAATCACGGAGATTGTGCAGCGGTATCGCAACAAGCAACTGGAGCCTGAATTTTACACCTCCCTCTTCCATGAGGTGGGAGAAGGGAAGCCTCACCTCTAA